In the Microplitis mediator isolate UGA2020A chromosome 5, iyMicMedi2.1, whole genome shotgun sequence genome, AATCGCAAATAGCCTcgcaaaattgaaaaaatcgcGTAATAAACTgtcagttaaatattttttttatatatgcaCGTCagcaattgaataaaaatttaaattagcttaattaattaattaattaatttgttccCAACATGAGGGTCGTAAATAATTTGCAACAATTACAAGACGTTTTATATCTAACCTGCTTCGCTGTCGCTCGAATCAGTCGAACTCGATGATAACGAACTACTACTGGAATCACTGTCGCTGCTACTACTGCTTGACGCCGACAACCGCGATGGTCCACTCGTTCCTGCGGAACCAACTACGTCTACTGATTTACTGTTGTCTTCTGTAATCAATTTTCAAACATTTTCATTAGGAAATGtcctttttttgtttcaactttgattaaaataaatatatatttttttttcaacgaaccTTTTTTAGTAGTTTTCTTTACATTGCCTAGTTGCCCAGTTACATCTTGTAATCTTTTTTCGAGTTCTTGTTTTCTTTCTGCTATCTGTTCATCTTTAGATTTACCACTGACTTTTTTatctgaataaataattaaaattttaaatttacttttttttaattttttaacagtaatttaataaagtaaaaataacttacgtattttttttctcaaacacGAAGCAACGTAGCTTTCTAATTCTCTCAGCGTCGAGGGTTTAAGAGTttcaaaatcaatttcaatttCATCGGGATTTGAATCTCTTAACGAAGGCTCTCGAGATTGAATAATATGAACTACTCTTCCTAACTTGTCAcctaaaattgtataaataaaatttaaataaataaatatacttttgaataaataaataataaaaaaaattgagcaaTAAAAATACCTGGCAGTTTATTAATATCTAAACTGAGTTGCCTTTTTTCATCGTAAGACATAGGTTTAGCGTTATCCTCATCTTCGGAATCAAAGGGCATTGGAGGTGGTAAATTAGCAGCGTTTTTCTTCTTATTACTAGTCGACCTACTATTCGTTTTCGGTCGTTTACTAGCAGCACTTGTTGTAGCAGACTTTCCAGGGCCTCTAGTTTTGCCTTTAGGTTTAACACTTGCTGCCGCAGCAACACCAGAATGAGTTTTACTTGGACCAACGGCCAATGCCGCATGATGATCACCAGGTAAACCCATACCAACACCTACTGGTAAACCACTGGGCATTTTAAGATCACCTGCCCCCATCGCAACACTGGCTATACTTGCACCGACACTATCAGAAACATTTTGCATGCCAACACTCGGTTTCATTAGTTCCTTCATGGCACCACTATGACTTCCAACAAGTCCAACATTTTTACTACTCATAGGTTTAGATTTAGGTTTATCTAATTTactctttttacttttctttttacCAGATTCTTCAaccactttttttattttttcttgcatTGCTTTTAGTTCTTGTTGAAGAGCAAGGAGTTTCTGTGTACGTTCTTCCTCAGAATCCTCACTTTCCGATGATGATTCAGAACCTGAACTACTACCGCTACTACTACTACGATTTCCTGCTGCCATTCCTCCAATAGGCTCATCAGGAATTTTAGCATACCtgcattaatttaatttattgttataattattattatttttttttatttttaaacttagcCGTTCATAAAATGAGTCAcgcaaaattttatcttcTTAGACTACAATGCTAGCGCCGAcattgaaaaacaaataagaaaatataacaaaatataaataattacgaaTGATTTtctatcgtaaaaaaaaaaaatcattttaaaaactgagaaaaattttcaaaattttttgatgagctGCGAATTTCTCTTTAGACCCCCGATTCCCCAATAAGTGCGAACTCATTTTATGAACGGGCCCttattagataatttattaacctcATTTCGAAGACGTCTTGTAGTTTTCTAGCCATTGCCACAACATCGTGGTCAGGAGGGTTGTATTTGTAACAGTTTGTGAAGATAAGTCGTACATCACCGGCAAACTCTTGGGCCGTTTTGTACTCACGGCTGTCCATTTTTGTCTGAACATCCAATTATTGTTTGTATAAGAagtcaagtaattaattttgcttataattttcattatctttttttaaaataatttttatgttaattttaatcaaaaaattttaatgaacgTCAAAATTACCTTTACAGTACCCAAATCCATGGGCTTTTTGATGATATCATGGTAATCGTGAAGCCCCAATAGCTCGGCATCTACGGGTTTATAAAATGGCCAAGCATAAccctatttaaaattttaaaaataatgtcattaaaatcatagacgaaaaaaaaatatagttaattaattaattaattaattataaaaattaccgaATGTCTTttggaaaataattctttaagAATTTCATTGCAAGACTTTAGAGCATCCGAGAGTTTCTCTTTTGATTTACCGCCGACATGCTGGGGCTaaaagattaattaaaaaattaatattataataaacattaaatattatatttaaatgtagGCTGAGTAAAttttagcttttttttatttcgtttttaGGCAAATGATTATTAAGGCGTGTTCAGAAATACACTCTGGAGATGAAAAATTACCTATCCAGGTGTGATTAGTAcctttgtaatgttaaatcgCATCTCTGGTTCTACCAGAGGACATTTCTGAACGCAGGAGTTGAATATTTCTCTTCCAGAGTGTGTTTCTGAACACGGCCTTATTTTATTAggcagttgaaaaaaaaatgaataatgattctaattgataaattaataaaaaaatgtatttgactttattaataaaaaaaattataattatttatttttaatgaaaaatcataaaaatttgtaatatttaaaaaaaaaaaaatttaaatcattgcAAGCCACAAAACAACACAAATGAAATATGACGCATTGTTGATGATAAATAGTATGAGTACCTGTTGGGCCATCACCCCGATGAGGGGCATGTTGGCCTGATGGAATGGCACAAGGCCGTCTTCCGCTTGCCTCGACGGCTGAAACAGCCCCATCATCAACCCTCTGTTAGTATGTTAATGCAATGACATGAATATACATGCAAGCCTCAAGGACATTTTAAACCATTATTACAACGAacgaaaaatcatttttttattttttcaaccgagactttttttaaaacaaattcattgattattttaaataaatctttcaatttgaaataatttcatgctaacaaaaaaaatggaataaaaatgttcaactttttaaaatttataaacaataaaactctatttaaaaatactgactttaattgtaatttcaaaaatcaatttttctattacttccgggtcaaaaagaaaaaaactatagATAAATAGttgtataaataaacaaacatcTTTAGAGGATTTACACACAAAGCACACTAGTGTAGTTCATATATTTGTTCgaatatgattaaaaataaaagttacctTTTTGATCTGTCTGCCTGATTCTCTTCTCGTAGGAAGTTTAGCATTTTTAGATTCCATGGGTTGATACATGGGTTCAAATGAATTGGCGGTGGGTGTCGTCGTATCAGCCTTTCTCTTCACCCCTTTTTTGACTTTAGCAGGCTGTGAAGGTGGCATTACCGTAGGTGTAGTTGGGACTTGTGGAGGAGCAGGTACAGTAGCAGCTGCTTGAGGATCTATCACAGGTTGCGCGTGATATCCACTGGGTGGAGGAACCACTTGTTGCGGTAGAGAATTATGAGTAGCCATTGACGTGACGCCTATACTGGCTGGAGGTGCGATTGTTGTTGTATTGGTACTTCCAGGTACAAATACTGGTGCTTGAGTACCTAGAGGTGGTATTGGCAAGACACCAGTCGTTCCTGCTGTTGTTGCAGCAGGTGGAAGATTGTTTGGTACACTGGAACTGACTGTCGCTGCTCCAGAGGAAGGTCGACCTCGACCGACTCCCGGCGTAACTCCTGGAGTACCACCGATCATTGGTCCACCAACCCTTGCTTTTTTACCTTTAAGTCCTTTTGGAACGGGAGGTTCGAGTTCTATTTCTTCTTTTGGCATTTGTGAAatcttaaattatatatatatattttgttataaaatgtTAAAGTCTAATGGTAATATTATAATGGACATTTTTATTCTCATCTCAATAATTTAGTGAGTTGAGAGTCATATTGATATTTGTACCaagtatttaaatgtaatattgTAAAACATTGTGATCAAAAGGAGTTACACTTTATGATCGATAATAAATCTaaatcaaacatttttttacatacCTTGGTGGTAAATATTTTCTCGAGTGATTGGGCCATCACTACAACATCCTCTCCGGGTTTGTTGTAGACATAGCAATTGGAAAACATAGTAGTGAAGTCTTTAATACATTCGCTTCCACACCAATAGTACGTATTTTCTAACCGTTTCTTTATCGTACCCAAATCCATTggatattttatgattttgtgATAATCCTGATATAAATAAACGGCAATGAATAAGTAATAAGTAACAAAGAGtatttaatcgaaaaaaataataaattaataacatacTGGTAAATTGAGTTTCTTTGCATCGACGGGCTGCTGAAAAGGCCAAGCAAACTGATGCTTCCATAGTGGCTTCAGTATTCCTTTTTGAAGGAACTGAAGGTGATTCGTGATTCGTCCTGGACGATTTGGTGGAGGTACTACTGGTGGTTGAACCACTCCATTTACTGGCTCTATCGTGGGTTCTTCACGTGGTGGCGGTGTTTTTGTTGGTACCGATTGCGATCCTGGTGCACTggcctgtttttttttaaatgaataaatcgcatacaattttataaacagttaaattttatttacaagaaataagtttaagaaaaatgaaaacgtGCTCCATTgcaaaagcaaaaaaaaatgcattttacTACTCCAATTATTAAtgagatttcataaaaaatctttttcataatttgtcaaattagttacaaaaataccattaattcaaaaatttattacgcgCCTTTTCACCATGATCACGACTACGattcttattaaaattattctttaggGAATTCTCgattaagttcgaagatgaaccaaatcgattgattaatttgaatgtagtgggtgtttaaaatttcataggttattttagttgaaaagtatcttaatcatcaattaattagcttttatttttagaaatctaCCTATCATTCTGGCTACCAGATAGCAAGCTTGCAAATTTGTAAAACTTAAATGgtgattatttaaacttaaatatgattatttgtcaaaaattgcattttttttaaagctactattaaaaaaaaaagaccaaTACAAGTGCTTgtataaaaagtttttcataAGATAATGCGTGAAAAGAAAAAGCGTTAAAGAAACAACCACCGATGATTAATAAACCATtggaatttttatattcatcaATGATTCTCACCTTCGGTATTTTACACAGCCTATCTCGTTCTTCCACATCTAACTGTAATTTACAGATTATCGATTATCAGTAAAACTCTTATAttgtaatattatttgttGTGTTTTATTAAATGTACCTTAGATTTTTCAGTAACTGGGACAATATCTTAacttgtaatatattttatttaaaaatataaatttttaaattgaaaatattattttggtCTACAGCTCGACCGtggattgataaaaattttagggtCATTGCAGCAATTAATTAGTACTCGAAATTTCTAATcgttcttttaaaatttacaagcaaataatttaaatttaaaaactttactgtgatagttatgatttaaataagaggtagaataaattttacttatgGAAAATCAAAACCTAGTGGATTAATCGGGCCCAATAAATGGACATAGAAAaattctagttattttcaatttaaatactgACAATTGTTACAAATATGATAccgaaattagccgacgtctaataatttttggatttttagaataacgataaattataaaaaaaaaatgcacttgtagtcttttaaattttctacatgtgcatatttttagttttttttttcttcaaatttaattgttcagaaaaaaatcaaaaaatttttaattgtctgctaacttcagtatcagttaaaaatttaatttttatcaagagtttaaattttatttcccttatttatgatacaaatgtttaaatctaaataaaattttgaaaaataaaattcaattactagttttatgtacaaaaaatttaaacatcaTACAGATTAagcaaattttagttttatttacagattgtgttgatttattaaagaaaaaaaagagaacGGTCATTCTATGTACAAATTAATActctatgtatttttattttacaataatattttttttttcatcacataTACATGCAACCAAAAATAGCcgattttaatatttcgttTTTAAAACAGATAACATAAATTACGAGGATAgtggtaccgtttttggccactttagggccagttttacttgaaaaatttttaaagttggCAATAATTaaccatttttaatttttttttatcaattgaaaaaaactaaaaatatgcacgtggaaaatttttaaaaaatctaaaaattattggacctcgactaatttcagtataataatttaattacttagaggtccaaaaatggagcattGGCCAGAATTGGTACTTGTACCCTACCTgttttagagtaaaaaaaaaaagtaaaaataaatgaaatacttACGGAATTATTTTGCGAGTTGGTATCCACCTGCTGCATGTTGACTTGAtttctgaaacaaaaaaaaatgaatatgatgataagtataaaaattgatataaattctaaactaatcatatatatatatatagatatagccatgatgtatataatataatcgGAATAAATGGGAATTAGTGATCGACGAATTGATATATTTAGACCTACCTTTCCGACATAAATGGTACATAAATGCTACGTGGCAGGTTACTGTCTTTGCTGATGCTTGATGCTACGAAGCTTCATCAACAACTGAGTtgacaataatatatattgttttaaGCATGGTAGCTCGATATTTGCTTGCTGAGATGTTTTGGCTGCGACCAAGGAGATTGATGCCGAAGAGACATAACACAACTCAAGCCTACCAAAAGGTAGAGACTTGAATGTCAGCCCTGTACCCTCATGTGATTCGCCAAGACTCCACCCAGGATTCGTAATACTAGCAACATCTGGATAACATAACAGGACCCCAAATTGTAACAACCGAAATCATAACAcccag is a window encoding:
- the LOC130668568 gene encoding bromodomain-containing protein 4-like isoform X1; protein product: MSERNQVNMQQVDTNSQNNSLDVEERDRLCKIPKASAPGSQSVPTKTPPPREEPTIEPVNGVVQPPVVPPPNRPGRITNHLQFLQKGILKPLWKHQFAWPFQQPVDAKKLNLPDYHKIIKYPMDLGTIKKRLENTYYWCGSECIKDFTTMFSNCYVYNKPGEDVVVMAQSLEKIFTTKISQMPKEEIELEPPVPKGLKGKKARVGGPMIGGTPGVTPGVGRGRPSSGAATVSSSVPNNLPPAATTAGTTGVLPIPPLGTQAPVFVPGSTNTTTIAPPASIGVTSMATHNSLPQQVVPPPSGYHAQPVIDPQAAATVPAPPQVPTTPTVMPPSQPAKVKKGVKRKADTTTPTANSFEPMYQPMESKNAKLPTRRESGRQIKKPSRQAEDGLVPFHQANMPLIGVMAQQPQHVGGKSKEKLSDALKSCNEILKELFSKRHSGYAWPFYKPVDAELLGLHDYHDIIKKPMDLGTVKTKMDSREYKTAQEFAGDVRLIFTNCYKYNPPDHDVVAMARKLQDVFEMRYAKIPDEPIGGMAAGNRSSSSGSSSGSESSSESEDSEEERTQKLLALQQELKAMQEKIKKVVEESGKKKSKKSKLDKPKSKPMSSKNVGLVGSHSGAMKELMKPSVGMQNVSDSVGASIASVAMGAGDLKMPSGLPVGVGMGLPGDHHAALAVGPSKTHSGVAAAASVKPKGKTRGPGKSATTSAASKRPKTNSRSTSNKKKNAANLPPPMPFDSEDEDNAKPMSYDEKRQLSLDINKLPGDKLGRVVHIIQSREPSLRDSNPDEIEIDFETLKPSTLRELESYVASCLRKKIHKKVSGKSKDEQIAERKQELEKRLQDVTGQLGNVKKTTKKEDNSKSVDVVGSAGTSGPSRLSASSSSSSDSDSSSSSLSSSSTDSSDSEAGTATNRPPRKKTKKTANAVPSSNLTITQLTSVNHAGNLLINNQSTNSTGPVTKPIVTQSNAMPIDHGGNQQGPGAATVTGPQGIAISSHTSMPAQPSRPTALATAAPMKKKTPPPPATTSNPPTPSVSVPTPPPSVTPTNANASVTSPMISQATTIGTFPPINTISANTETTINQPDLMQPYNPLGSITTSQSSVDMNMSGAKKETGHVSMVQNIHQTTGNNANVNLMTEIKNSVNMMPTNMPSNLLSNIGMGNINLNLQQNLGSALSLQNQLENMINSTQLNNIQNAHNMVMNNQQHSNGFSNMKRENSPSMMNNNGIPGLNMPMNISTMASIFDPVAPMVSMPMQIPQLSVKKDERPQITQTQAPHKPMDAGAFFAEMNSLGMPAMSNHSSTQILPDKKMTPPDSKNSAANFASAFKNKTAEQNVKNASSWSSLAQSSSPQSAAGSNIKRDSSRDSFLSFKKQAKEKQDRQRALLEQQELRRQQKEQERLRQEHERRRERDEEDAIDKVLKNVGDQQGITITATSRAEEMKVSTETDSNSPSHSTNHDKAAAERERQRLREQDRRRREANANKIDMNMQSDLMAAFEETL